AAGCTCGATCAGATCGACGACCGGCAGGCCGTACTCGTGGAAGGACGGGTCAGATCGACCAATCCCGCAGCGCGCATTGTCAGGGCGGTCCATGCGGATGTCCCGATCAATCGACTGTTCGAGGTTCCGGCAGAGAGGCGCAGGGCGAAGCTGGTCACCGGTCCGTTCAAGGATTCTACCGCGGGGTACCGGAGCGGCAGCTTCAAAATCCTGCGGCCGTTCGAGCCGGATCGGTTGGAGCGCTGGTTGAGGCGATATCAGCGCTCTGTGGTACGGCTGAAGGGATACGCCAGAGTTCAGGGGTGTCAGGGGATGCAGGAAGTGCAGTGGGTGATGGGATCGTTATCGATCGCGCCGTACCGGGGTGTGAAGCAGTCGCAGACGAAGATTGTGGTGATCGGCCGGCGGGTGGCGTGGCAGCGGTTTCTGGAGGGGCTGGAGCGTTGTCTCGTGTGGCCGAGGCGGCGGGTGGTGCGTCGTCGTCCGGCCGGAAAGAGGGTGTCGCAATGAGGGAGGGACGGTCATGACGCCGCTAGAGAGCAAGAGACAAACCTTGGTCGATGATCCTGCTGCCCGCTTGCTGGTGAAAGATGCGCACAGCCGTATGTACAAATGGCCTGCCTCC
The DNA window shown above is from Fimbriimonadaceae bacterium and carries:
- a CDS encoding GTP-binding protein, giving the protein MPTKATRARASASPVYVIAGFLGSGKTTLLKRALAHELERGVKPAVLMNEFGEVDVDGAVLHAHPRSNEIELESLLSGCLCCDLSGAFTEKVGHLLKKTQGAPLFVETTGLADMGQVVAGVEQALAGYSDTARLASVIVMVDAPRFLKLGAYWPAANDHLKRADVVVLNKLDQIDDRQAVLVEGRVRSTNPAARIVRAVHADVPINRLFEVPAERRRAKLVTGPFKDSTAGYRSGSFKILRPFEPDRLERWLRRYQRSVVRLKGYARVQGCQGMQEVQWVMGSLSIAPYRGVKQSQTKIVVIGRRVAWQRFLEGLERCLVWPRRRVVRRRPAGKRVSQ